A single window of Eucalyptus grandis isolate ANBG69807.140 chromosome 1, ASM1654582v1, whole genome shotgun sequence DNA harbors:
- the LOC120296282 gene encoding polygalacturonase non-catalytic subunit AroGP2-like: MSEINFNKMSLFALFLVLPFSLHVVSTTAGTTTGADSLVSDANSIPPKEYLVHYWNEQISNTLAVPPLLISKVSPLTTAETALFAQLVAKDALSDHLLSFCKAAQLLCFPDLSSHQVGKDGRVFYDFINGATTLAGGMNVNKGVEPGKYFQESTLRSGNVIRMPDLRSKTPERSFLPRSISSGLPFSTSKLAELKQIFHAGDDSTMEKIMVRTLSLCEKAPIRGETKRCVSSVEDMIDFATSILGHDIKLHSTKSDEGSKHDILIGRVKRIGGSKLSVPVACHDSPFPYMVYNCHAVPTLHVYEVDILDPVSKAKINNGVAVCHMDTSAWNPNHEAFLALGSGPGRIEACHWIYGEYAVWTRAN, translated from the exons ATGAGTGAGATCAACTTTAACAAAATGTCTCTCTTCGCCCTCTTCCTCGTCCTGCCGTTTTCACTCCAT GTTGTTTCCACCACGGCTGGAACCACCACCGGCGCGGACTCCCTTGTCAGCGATGCCAACTCAATCCCTCCCAAGGAATACCTTGTCCATTACTGGAACGAACAAATCTCCAACACCCTCGCCGTACCACCACTGCTTATATCCAAAGTGTCACCCTTAACTACTGCAGAAACGGCCCTTTTTGCCCAGCTCGTTGCTAAAGATGCTCTATCCGACCACCTCCTATCTTTCTGCAAGGCAGCACAACTGCTTTGCTTCCCGGACTTATCATCCCATCAAGTTGGCAAGGACGGTCGTGTTTTCTACGATTTCATTAACGGTGCCACAACACTGGCCGGTGGCATGAACGTGAACAAAGGCGTGGAGCCAGGGAAATACTTTCAGGAGTCGACGCTGAGGAGCGGGAATGTGATCCGCATGCCGGATCTTCGTTCCAAAACTCCCGAAAGGTCATTTTTGCCACGCAGTATTTCCTCTGGATTACCGTTCTCGACCTCGAAGCTCGCCGAGCTGAAGCAAATCTTCCATGCTGGGGACGATTCGACTATGGAGAAGATAATGGTACGCACACTTAGCCTATGCGAGAAAGCACCGATACGAGGTGAGACCAAGCGATGTGTTAGTTCTGTTGAGGACATGATAGACTTTGCCACCTCAATACTAGGCCACGACATCAAGCTTCATTCCACGAAGAGCGACGAAGGGTCAAAGCATGATATCTTGATTGGACGAGTGAAAAGGATAGGTGGGAGTAAATTGAGTGTGCCTGTGGCATGTCACGATAGTCCATTTCCTTACATGGTTTATAACTGTCATGCGGTTCCAACACTCCATGTTTACGAGGTAGATATACTGGATCCCGTGTCCAAGGCCAAGATCAACAACGGCGTCGCAGTCTGTCATATGGACACGTCGGCTTGGAATCCGAACCACGAGGCATTTCTTGCGCTCGGGTCGGGCCCTGGTCGGATCGAGGCCTGCCACTGGATATATGGGGAATATGCGGTCTGGACTAGGGCTAATTAG